The following coding sequences lie in one Lysobacter capsici genomic window:
- a CDS encoding pyridoxal-phosphate dependent enzyme has product MAIHSSVLELIGNTPIVKAQRLDTGVCELYLKLESQNPGGSIKDRIGLSMIEAAEKAGKIKPGDTLVEGTAGNTGIGLALVAQQKGYKLLLVVPDKMSREKIFNLKAMGAQVVLTRSDVAKGHPDYYQDLAERIAGETPGAYFINQFGNPDNPAAHEFGTAPEILEQMGGELDAIVFGCGSSGTMTGLSRAFARLSPATELILADPVGSILEEYINRGTLSDKSASWMVEGIGEDFLPPISDFTRVKKAYAINDKESFLTARELLEKEGILGGSSTGTLLAAALKYCREQTTPKKVLVFVCDTGNKYLSKMYNDYWMLDNGFIQREQHGDLRDLILRPYSQRDTVVVGPNDLLVTAYQRMKLYDVSQLPVMDGEHIVGIVDESDVLLHVYGDESRFRDPVSTAMVSKLDKIPVADPIESLLPVFDRGHVAIVMDGDKFLGLITRIDLLNFLRRRVQ; this is encoded by the coding sequence ATGGCCATTCACTCCTCGGTACTCGAACTCATTGGCAACACCCCGATCGTCAAGGCCCAGCGCCTGGACACCGGGGTGTGCGAGCTGTATCTCAAGCTCGAATCGCAGAACCCCGGCGGTTCGATCAAGGACCGCATCGGCCTGTCGATGATCGAAGCGGCCGAAAAGGCCGGCAAGATCAAGCCCGGCGACACGCTGGTCGAAGGCACCGCCGGCAACACCGGCATCGGCCTGGCCCTGGTCGCGCAGCAGAAGGGCTACAAGCTGCTGCTGGTCGTGCCCGACAAGATGAGCCGCGAGAAGATCTTCAACCTCAAGGCGATGGGCGCGCAGGTGGTGCTGACCCGTTCGGACGTGGCCAAGGGCCATCCGGATTACTACCAGGACCTCGCCGAGCGCATCGCCGGCGAAACCCCCGGCGCCTATTTCATCAACCAGTTCGGCAACCCCGACAACCCGGCCGCGCACGAGTTCGGCACCGCGCCGGAAATCCTCGAGCAGATGGGCGGCGAGCTCGACGCCATCGTGTTCGGCTGCGGCAGCTCCGGCACCATGACCGGCCTGTCGCGCGCGTTCGCCAGGCTGTCGCCCGCCACCGAGTTGATCCTGGCCGATCCGGTCGGTTCGATCCTCGAGGAATACATCAACCGCGGCACCTTGTCGGACAAGTCGGCCAGCTGGATGGTCGAAGGCATCGGCGAGGATTTCCTGCCGCCGATCTCCGACTTCACCCGGGTCAAGAAGGCCTACGCGATCAACGACAAGGAAAGCTTCCTGACCGCGCGCGAGCTGCTGGAAAAGGAAGGCATCCTCGGCGGTTCCTCGACCGGCACCCTGCTGGCCGCGGCGCTGAAGTACTGCCGCGAACAGACCACGCCGAAGAAGGTGCTGGTGTTCGTCTGCGACACCGGCAACAAGTACCTGTCGAAGATGTACAACGACTACTGGATGCTCGACAACGGCTTCATCCAGCGCGAGCAGCACGGCGATCTGCGCGATCTGATCCTGCGTCCGTATTCGCAGCGCGACACGGTGGTGGTCGGGCCGAACGATCTGCTGGTCACCGCCTACCAGCGAATGAAGTTGTACGACGTGTCGCAGCTGCCGGTGATGGACGGCGAACACATCGTCGGCATCGTCGACGAAAGCGACGTGCTGCTGCACGTGTACGGCGACGAATCGCGCTTCCGCGATCCGGTCTCCACCGCGATGGTCAGCAAGCTCGACAAGATCCCGGTCGCCGACCCGATCGAATCGCTGCTGCCGGTGTTCGACCGCGGCCATGTCGCCATCGTCATGGACGGCGACAAGTTCCTTGGGCTGATCACCCGCATCGACCTGCTGAACTTCCTGCGCCGACGCGTGCAGTAA
- a CDS encoding YdcH family protein, whose amino-acid sequence MFEEQPQPEIDALIKSNPEFKQLYQRHKDLDKKVMDAELGVLPIDDTTLGQMKREKLAAKDRLIQLYDQQH is encoded by the coding sequence ATGTTCGAAGAACAACCGCAGCCTGAAATCGACGCGCTGATCAAGAGCAACCCGGAGTTCAAACAGCTCTACCAGCGCCACAAGGATCTCGACAAGAAGGTCATGGACGCCGAACTCGGCGTGCTGCCGATCGACGACACCACCTTGGGTCAGATGAAACGCGAGAAATTGGCTGCGAAGGATCGGCTGATCCAGCTCTACGATCAGCAACATTGA
- a CDS encoding DUF4398 domain-containing protein encodes MTASFAQFRLPLLAAVLASALAGCASTPPPTGELSAAQQAVMRADDADADQYAPQDLNAARSALSAAQGALSQGKDEDARRLALTATAEADLALARSREAKTGAELNQRRAEIAELRRRLQTGAGQ; translated from the coding sequence ATGACCGCAAGCTTCGCACAATTTCGTTTGCCGCTGCTGGCCGCAGTTCTCGCTTCCGCCCTGGCCGGCTGCGCCTCCACGCCTCCGCCCACGGGCGAGCTGTCCGCCGCGCAGCAGGCGGTGATGCGCGCCGACGATGCCGACGCCGACCAGTACGCGCCGCAGGACCTCAACGCCGCGCGCAGCGCGCTGAGCGCGGCCCAGGGCGCGCTGTCGCAGGGCAAGGACGAGGACGCCCGGCGCCTGGCCCTGACCGCCACGGCCGAAGCCGACCTGGCCCTGGCCCGCAGCCGCGAGGCCAAGACCGGCGCCGAACTCAACCAGCGCCGCGCCGAGATCGCCGAATTGCGCCGTCGCCTGCAGACCGGAGCCGGCCAATGA
- a CDS encoding PilT/PilU family type 4a pilus ATPase yields the protein MDIGYFLKLMTEKNASDMFLTTGAPVYIKVEGRLYPLGNTGLPPGMVKKIAYSLMDEGQVPLFERDLELNMALALPDAGRFRINVFKQRGEVGMVIRAIRSIIPSIEELQLPQVLKDIIMAPRGLVLIVGSTGSGKSTTLASMIDHRNTNTAGHILTIEDPIEYLHKHKKSIVNQREVGLDTHAFHNALKNAMREAPDVILIGEILDATTMEAAIAFAETGHLCLATLHSNNADQTLERILNFFNESAHKNVLMNLALNLKAVVSQRLVVGVDGRRLPAAEILINTPHVRDLMRRGQVHEIKQAMEESLEDGMESFDQCLFRLYKEGRIEMEEALKAADSRDGLALKFRLSEGGTGEHDPYADMYDATAAH from the coding sequence ATGGACATCGGCTATTTCCTGAAGCTGATGACGGAAAAGAACGCGTCGGACATGTTCCTGACGACCGGCGCGCCTGTGTACATCAAGGTCGAGGGGCGTCTTTACCCGCTCGGCAACACCGGCCTGCCGCCCGGCATGGTCAAGAAGATCGCCTATTCCTTGATGGACGAAGGCCAGGTGCCGCTGTTCGAGCGTGATCTCGAACTGAACATGGCCCTCGCCCTGCCCGACGCCGGGCGTTTCCGCATCAACGTGTTCAAGCAGCGCGGCGAAGTCGGCATGGTGATCCGCGCCATCCGCAGCATCATCCCGAGCATCGAGGAGTTGCAGCTGCCGCAGGTGCTCAAGGACATCATCATGGCGCCGCGCGGGCTGGTCCTGATCGTCGGTTCGACCGGCTCGGGCAAGTCGACCACGCTGGCGTCGATGATCGACCACCGCAACACCAACACCGCCGGCCATATCCTCACCATCGAGGACCCGATCGAGTACCTGCACAAGCACAAGAAGTCGATCGTCAACCAGCGCGAGGTCGGCCTGGACACCCACGCCTTCCACAACGCGCTCAAGAACGCGATGCGCGAAGCGCCCGACGTGATCCTGATCGGCGAAATCCTCGATGCGACGACCATGGAAGCGGCGATCGCGTTCGCCGAAACCGGTCACCTGTGCCTGGCGACTCTGCACTCCAACAACGCCGACCAGACCCTGGAACGCATCCTCAACTTCTTCAACGAGTCGGCGCACAAGAACGTGCTGATGAACCTGGCCTTGAACCTCAAGGCGGTGGTGTCGCAGCGCCTGGTGGTCGGTGTCGACGGGCGGCGCCTGCCGGCGGCCGAAATCCTCATCAACACCCCGCACGTGCGCGACCTCATGCGCCGCGGGCAGGTGCACGAGATCAAGCAGGCGATGGAAGAATCGCTGGAAGACGGCATGGAGTCGTTCGACCAGTGCCTGTTCCGTCTGTACAAGGAAGGCCGGATCGAGATGGAGGAGGCGCTCAAGGCGGCCGACTCGCGCGACGGCCTGGCGCTGAAGTTCCGCCTGTCCGAGGGCGGCACCGGCGAGCACGATCCGTATGCGGATATGTATGACGCAACCGCGGCGCACTGA
- the maiA gene encoding maleylacetoacetate isomerase, translating into MSEQLRLYSYWRSSASYRVRIGLNLKGLEYEIVPVHLVRGGGEQHLPAYRELNPQGLVPVLQHGGRTLSQSIAILEYLDETWPRPNLLPVTARDRHRVRAIAQTIACEIHPLNNLRVLQYLDGTWNVPQPERDGWIAHWIHEGFTAVEAMLADHPATGTYCEGDSPGLADCCLIPQLYNARRFGVPLEPFPTLLRIEQACLELPEFDRARPENQPDRPPG; encoded by the coding sequence GTGAGCGAGCAATTGCGGTTGTATTCGTATTGGCGCTCCAGCGCCTCGTATCGCGTGCGTATCGGTTTGAACCTCAAGGGGCTCGAGTACGAGATCGTGCCGGTGCACCTGGTTCGCGGCGGCGGCGAGCAGCATCTGCCGGCGTACCGCGAACTCAATCCGCAGGGGCTGGTGCCGGTGTTGCAGCACGGCGGGCGCACCCTGAGCCAGTCGATCGCGATCCTGGAATACCTCGACGAAACCTGGCCGCGGCCGAACCTGCTGCCGGTCACCGCGCGCGATCGCCATCGCGTGCGCGCGATCGCCCAGACCATCGCCTGCGAAATCCATCCGCTCAACAACCTGCGGGTGCTGCAGTACCTCGACGGCACCTGGAACGTCCCGCAGCCCGAACGCGACGGCTGGATCGCGCACTGGATCCACGAAGGCTTCACCGCGGTCGAGGCGATGCTCGCCGATCATCCGGCCACCGGTACTTATTGCGAAGGCGACAGCCCCGGTCTGGCCGACTGCTGCCTGATCCCGCAGTTGTACAACGCGCGCCGTTTCGGCGTGCCGCTGGAACCGTTCCCGACCTTGCTGCGGATCGAACAGGCCTGTCTGGAACTGCCCGAGTTCGACCGGGCGCGGCCGGAGAATCAGCCGGATCGGCCGCCGGGTTGA
- a CDS encoding fumarylacetoacetate hydrolase family protein, with amino-acid sequence MKLGSLKEGGRDGTLIVVSRDLSRAVRATGIADTLQRALEDWSNTAPRLNALSDDLNAGTAADAFEVDFAALAAPLPRAYEFVDGSAYLPHVERVRRARGAEVPESFYTDPLMYQAVSAGFYGPRDPVRVVSEDYGIDLEAEVVIVTDDVPMAVSAEDAAGHIQLIGLINDVSLRNLIPNELAKGFGFLQSKPRSALSPVFVTPDELGPAWIDSKVHRPLLTHINGEWFGAPEAGIDMQFNFAQLVAHAAKTRPLSAGTIVGSGTVANEDTSLGASCFAEKRTVETLEHGKPSTPFMKFGDTVRIEMLDADGSSLFGAIEQRMERPSA; translated from the coding sequence ATGAAGCTTGGATCCCTGAAGGAAGGCGGCCGCGACGGCACGCTGATCGTCGTCTCGCGCGACCTGAGCCGCGCCGTGCGCGCGACCGGCATCGCCGACACCTTGCAGCGCGCGCTGGAGGACTGGTCGAACACCGCGCCGCGGCTCAACGCGCTGTCGGACGATCTCAACGCCGGCACCGCCGCCGATGCCTTCGAGGTCGACTTCGCCGCGCTCGCCGCGCCCTTGCCGCGCGCCTACGAATTCGTCGACGGCAGCGCCTACCTGCCGCACGTGGAGCGCGTGCGCCGAGCGCGCGGCGCCGAAGTGCCGGAAAGCTTCTACACCGACCCGCTGATGTACCAGGCGGTCAGCGCCGGCTTCTACGGCCCGCGCGATCCGGTCCGCGTGGTCAGCGAGGACTACGGCATCGACCTGGAAGCCGAAGTGGTGATCGTGACCGACGACGTGCCGATGGCGGTCAGCGCCGAAGACGCGGCCGGCCACATCCAGCTCATCGGCCTGATCAACGACGTCTCGCTGCGCAATCTGATTCCCAACGAACTGGCCAAGGGCTTCGGCTTCCTGCAGTCCAAGCCGCGTTCGGCGCTGAGCCCGGTGTTCGTCACGCCCGACGAACTCGGCCCGGCCTGGATCGACAGCAAGGTGCATCGCCCGCTGCTCACGCACATCAACGGCGAGTGGTTCGGCGCGCCGGAAGCGGGCATCGACATGCAGTTCAACTTCGCCCAACTGGTCGCGCACGCGGCCAAGACCCGGCCGCTGTCGGCCGGCACGATCGTGGGTTCGGGCACGGTCGCCAACGAAGACACCTCGCTGGGCGCTTCGTGCTTCGCCGAGAAGCGCACGGTCGAGACGCTGGAGCACGGCAAGCCGTCGACGCCGTTCATGAAGTTCGGTGACACCGTGCGCATCGAAATGCTCGACGCCGACGGCAGCAGCCTGTTCGGCGCGATCGAACAGCGCATGGAACGGCCTTCCGCCTGA
- a CDS encoding peptidoglycan DD-metalloendopeptidase family protein, with product MKTQTSTLLLRALPAALALCVSAGVNAQALTIDVVNPIKDGKVVFEAIGPAQVGGAKQGRVSLRMGIRNDGATPLKITKVEILNQLASNFLAPVEIAPGTQYAFQNCNCDYSNPDPNAPDVPASYPIIISAPYPTTVKVAVYVQGFSAPVIKNLPFTAATNDNGPLRYPGKASDLRPNEAWQTSSNHVGGSQAFGLDNSVTGWDGDSWDDKRPGADPTKPEGRRAYGLPLYAMADGIVCEGLNDLPEWKNYPRVSKEIEPEPIAPSTGQYSAGGNFLKIQAGNEVALYAHMQPGSIPAELLVPGAVVKQGQYLGKVGYTGQSSGPHVHVHVSQETSPGSCEGNAVRPRPMSFAQLQSLTRGEATAMAGANNMDPTDWTALSNHSAPHPFSLLYPASTPYPFDAAETDNKTFLGVWRASNEIEIRVNKPSWTAFTQKRAELVADDFRLEQIDTYVENGDRHFVGVYKRGTGAGALYNASSWADFTAVWQQLSDDGQRLVDMTTYLSGTTRHYVGVFRPGTGNAGLWSHTGFSAFAAQRETAKDQGLRLIDMESFDIGDGQRQFIGVYRAGSDATALWRSTSWGGFTAKWAELSDDGYRLIDVDTYVDAGVRNYVGVFRAGSGGKALEAVKGWQGLYQSAEKYAIKGLRLVDVQAIE from the coding sequence ATGAAAACCCAAACCTCTACCCTGCTCCTGCGCGCCCTGCCGGCCGCGCTCGCCCTGTGCGTCAGCGCGGGCGTCAATGCCCAGGCTCTCACCATCGACGTGGTCAACCCGATCAAGGACGGCAAGGTCGTGTTCGAAGCGATCGGCCCGGCCCAGGTCGGCGGCGCCAAGCAAGGCCGCGTGTCGCTGCGCATGGGGATCCGCAACGACGGCGCCACGCCGTTGAAGATCACCAAGGTCGAGATCCTCAATCAGCTCGCCTCCAACTTCCTGGCGCCGGTCGAAATCGCGCCGGGCACCCAGTACGCGTTCCAGAACTGCAATTGCGACTATTCCAACCCGGACCCGAACGCGCCGGACGTGCCGGCCTCGTATCCGATCATCATCAGCGCGCCGTACCCGACCACGGTCAAGGTCGCGGTGTACGTGCAGGGCTTCTCGGCGCCGGTGATCAAGAACCTGCCGTTCACCGCCGCGACCAACGACAACGGCCCGCTGCGCTATCCGGGCAAGGCCAGCGACCTGCGCCCCAACGAAGCCTGGCAGACCTCGAGCAACCACGTCGGCGGCAGCCAGGCCTTCGGCCTGGACAACAGCGTGACCGGCTGGGACGGCGACTCGTGGGACGACAAGCGTCCCGGCGCCGATCCGACCAAGCCCGAAGGCCGCCGCGCCTACGGCCTGCCGCTGTACGCGATGGCCGACGGCATCGTCTGCGAAGGCCTCAACGACCTGCCGGAGTGGAAGAACTATCCGCGCGTGTCGAAGGAAATCGAACCCGAGCCGATCGCGCCGAGCACCGGTCAGTATTCGGCCGGCGGCAACTTCCTCAAGATCCAGGCCGGCAATGAAGTGGCGTTGTACGCGCACATGCAGCCCGGTTCGATCCCGGCCGAACTGCTGGTGCCCGGCGCGGTGGTCAAGCAGGGCCAGTACCTGGGCAAGGTCGGCTACACCGGCCAGTCCAGCGGCCCGCACGTGCACGTGCATGTCAGCCAGGAAACCTCGCCGGGCTCGTGCGAAGGCAACGCCGTGCGTCCGCGCCCGATGAGCTTCGCCCAGTTGCAGAGCCTGACCCGCGGCGAAGCCACCGCGATGGCCGGCGCCAACAACATGGACCCGACCGACTGGACCGCGCTGAGCAATCATTCCGCGCCGCATCCGTTCAGCCTGCTCTATCCGGCCAGCACGCCGTACCCGTTCGATGCCGCCGAAACCGACAACAAGACCTTCCTCGGCGTGTGGCGCGCGAGCAACGAGATCGAAATCCGGGTCAACAAGCCCAGCTGGACCGCCTTCACCCAGAAGCGCGCCGAACTGGTCGCCGACGACTTCCGTCTGGAACAGATCGACACCTACGTCGAGAACGGCGACCGCCACTTCGTCGGCGTGTACAAGCGCGGCACCGGCGCCGGCGCGCTGTACAACGCCAGCAGCTGGGCCGACTTCACCGCGGTGTGGCAGCAGCTCAGCGACGACGGTCAGCGCCTGGTCGACATGACCACCTACCTGAGCGGAACCACCCGTCACTACGTCGGGGTGTTCCGTCCCGGCACCGGCAACGCCGGCCTGTGGAGCCACACCGGTTTCTCGGCCTTCGCCGCCCAGCGCGAAACCGCCAAGGACCAGGGCCTGCGCCTGATCGACATGGAGAGCTTCGACATCGGCGACGGCCAGCGCCAGTTCATCGGCGTGTACCGCGCCGGCAGCGACGCCACCGCGTTGTGGCGCTCGACCTCGTGGGGCGGCTTCACCGCGAAGTGGGCCGAGTTGTCCGACGACGGCTACCGCCTGATCGATGTCGACACCTACGTCGATGCCGGCGTGCGCAACTACGTCGGCGTGTTCCGCGCCGGCAGCGGCGGCAAAGCGCTGGAAGCGGTCAAGGGTTGGCAGGGGTTGTATCAGTCGGCCGAGAAGTATGCGATCAAGGGATTGCGTCTGGTCGATGTGCAGGCGATCGAGTGA
- a CDS encoding protein kinase domain-containing protein: MQTQRWQQLRALFDAVCDLPADRWRDELQRLSDDPELIDEALDLLQAQTASFDQALKPLGELMANRPDSELRAGERLGAWMLVERLASGGMGTVFIAERADGLFRQQVAIKLLRGSGVNQAEFAQRLAAERQLLAELQHPNIARLYDGGTTPNGEPYLVMEYVPGRALDDYCEQRQPGLRERLRLFQRICGAVQSAHQRLIVHCDLKPGNVLVLDDGEPVLLDFGIAQVLDRQHGDGERGNDFCTPAYASPELLGGARVSVVSDVFALGVLLTELLACRAIGRGIGERDTPVPLSSAWAGAACPWRGALRGDLDAIAARACALDPRKRYSSVEALSLDIDRHLAWRPVTARAPTWRYRFGRYLRRHWRESAASAIVLLLVGGFVWRVIAERANAQREAAVAEQVSEFLVSAFDAADPRMRGARPDQEVSARQVLDSSAERIERGLDETPAIRARLRAVLGRAYRNLGQPQRAEALLEQAAKEFLDPAVARPDQAAQALEELSRSMSTRQYGRQAVAIARRALALRERDGEPRALADAYDTLGLAQVANSEYPQAERSFAQSQELRRRHAMRESPEERAGMLGRLAELYLRRGELKRAEQTFRDALAITRASGPNTVATQLNQFGLARSLFGQGRVDDTRRELLDNLILARELYGEQSDMVANIHSDLANTSQDIGDFRQADDHYRAALAIMATVAGERSLDYARVLNNWAVLADERGDVAEAERRWSLALSIRRQHLDPEERRVLRIESALGRLLARAGRGERAQPLIEHSTRVWNTRYGEDYPGRLMVALSRIEWLLSADRLDEAAAGLNALDLDRGEYNALMLARIPGLRAELAQRRGDWAAAERAWAAIVADSAQQLGAAQVKTAKARIPYAEVLRARGDAQGAAEQVRLAEPALRRELYAESDLLQRLDALKRGSPGLRVVSR, translated from the coding sequence ATGCAAACGCAACGCTGGCAGCAACTGCGCGCCTTGTTCGATGCGGTCTGCGACCTGCCGGCCGATCGTTGGCGCGACGAACTGCAACGGCTCAGCGACGATCCGGAGCTGATCGACGAGGCCCTGGACCTGTTGCAGGCGCAGACCGCGAGCTTCGACCAGGCACTCAAGCCGTTGGGCGAGTTGATGGCGAACCGGCCCGACAGCGAATTGCGCGCGGGCGAACGCCTGGGCGCGTGGATGCTGGTCGAGCGGCTGGCGAGCGGCGGCATGGGCACGGTGTTCATCGCCGAACGCGCCGACGGCCTGTTCCGCCAGCAGGTCGCGATCAAGCTGCTGCGCGGCAGCGGAGTCAATCAGGCCGAATTCGCCCAGCGCCTGGCGGCGGAGCGGCAGTTGCTGGCCGAATTGCAGCATCCCAACATCGCGCGGTTGTACGACGGCGGCACCACGCCGAACGGCGAGCCGTATCTGGTGATGGAGTACGTGCCCGGCCGCGCGCTCGACGACTACTGCGAGCAACGCCAGCCCGGACTGCGCGAACGCCTGCGCCTGTTCCAGCGCATCTGCGGCGCGGTGCAGAGCGCGCATCAGCGCTTGATCGTGCATTGCGATCTCAAGCCCGGCAACGTGCTGGTGCTCGACGACGGCGAGCCGGTGTTGCTGGATTTCGGCATCGCCCAGGTACTGGACCGGCAGCACGGCGACGGCGAACGCGGCAACGATTTCTGCACCCCGGCCTATGCCAGTCCCGAATTGCTCGGCGGCGCGCGGGTCAGCGTGGTCAGCGACGTATTCGCGCTGGGCGTGTTGTTGACCGAGTTGCTGGCGTGCCGGGCGATCGGTCGCGGCATCGGCGAGCGCGACACGCCAGTGCCGCTGTCCAGCGCCTGGGCCGGCGCGGCGTGTCCCTGGCGCGGCGCGTTGCGCGGCGACCTCGATGCGATCGCTGCGCGCGCCTGCGCGCTCGATCCGCGCAAACGCTATTCCTCGGTCGAGGCGTTGTCGCTGGATATCGATCGGCATCTGGCCTGGCGTCCGGTCACGGCGCGCGCGCCGACCTGGCGTTATCGATTCGGCCGTTATCTGCGTCGGCATTGGCGCGAGAGCGCGGCCAGCGCGATCGTGTTGCTGCTCGTCGGCGGTTTCGTCTGGCGGGTCATCGCCGAACGCGCGAATGCGCAGCGCGAGGCGGCGGTGGCCGAACAGGTCAGCGAGTTTCTGGTATCGGCTTTCGACGCCGCCGACCCGCGCATGCGCGGCGCGCGTCCGGATCAGGAAGTCAGCGCGCGTCAGGTGCTCGACAGTTCGGCCGAACGGATCGAACGCGGGCTCGACGAAACCCCGGCGATCCGCGCGCGCCTGCGCGCGGTGCTCGGCCGCGCGTATCGCAACCTGGGTCAGCCGCAACGCGCCGAGGCCTTGCTCGAACAAGCGGCCAAGGAGTTTCTCGACCCGGCCGTGGCGCGTCCCGACCAGGCCGCGCAAGCCCTGGAAGAACTGTCGCGTTCAATGAGCACGCGCCAGTACGGCCGCCAGGCGGTCGCGATCGCACGCCGCGCGCTGGCGCTGCGCGAGCGCGACGGTGAGCCGCGTGCGCTGGCCGATGCCTACGACACACTGGGTCTGGCCCAGGTCGCCAACAGCGAATACCCACAAGCCGAGCGCTCGTTCGCGCAATCGCAGGAGCTGCGGCGCAGGCACGCCATGCGCGAGTCGCCCGAGGAGCGCGCGGGCATGCTCGGCCGTCTGGCCGAGCTGTACCTGCGCCGCGGCGAACTCAAGCGCGCCGAGCAGACCTTCCGCGATGCGTTGGCGATCACCCGCGCGAGCGGCCCGAACACCGTCGCCACCCAGCTCAATCAATTCGGCCTGGCGCGCTCGTTGTTCGGCCAGGGACGGGTCGACGACACCCGGCGCGAATTGCTCGACAACCTGATTCTCGCCCGCGAGCTGTACGGCGAGCAGAGCGACATGGTCGCCAATATTCATTCCGACCTGGCCAACACCTCGCAGGATATCGGCGACTTCCGCCAGGCCGACGATCACTACCGCGCCGCGCTGGCGATCATGGCGACCGTCGCCGGCGAACGCAGCCTGGATTACGCGCGCGTGCTCAACAACTGGGCGGTGCTGGCCGACGAGCGCGGCGATGTGGCCGAGGCCGAGCGGCGCTGGAGCCTGGCGCTGTCGATCCGGCGGCAGCATCTGGACCCGGAGGAACGGCGCGTGCTGCGCATCGAAAGCGCGCTCGGCCGATTGCTGGCGCGGGCCGGTCGCGGCGAGCGGGCGCAGCCGCTGATCGAGCATTCCACGCGGGTCTGGAATACGCGTTATGGCGAGGACTATCCGGGGCGGTTAATGGTGGCGTTAAGCCGGATCGAATGGTTATTGAGCGCCGATCGTCTCGATGAGGCGGCCGCGGGGTTGAACGCGCTGGATCTGGATCGCGGCGAGTACAACGCCTTGATGCTCGCGCGCATTCCCGGTCTGCGCGCCGAGCTGGCGCAGCGACGCGGCGATTGGGCCGCGGCCGAGCGGGCGTGGGCGGCGATCGTGGCCGACAGCGCGCAGCAGTTGGGTGCTGCGCAGGTCAAGACGGCCAAGGCGCGGATTCCGTATGCCGAGGTGTTGCGCGCGCGCGGGGATGCGCAGGGGGCGGCGGAGCAGGTACGGTTGGCCGAGCCGGCGTTGCGGCGCGAGTTGTATGCCGAGTCGGATTTGCTCCAGCGGCTGGATGCGCTCAAGCGCGGGTCGCCGGGGTTGCGGGTGGTGTCGCGCTAG
- a CDS encoding ECF-type sigma factor → MSEELTRLLHDWRGGDVAARDRLFAQVYETLRAMAAARLGARSSNRTLQATSLVHEALIRLIGSEVDWQDRAHFYALASLKMRSVLVDEARAQAASKRGANPVLLTLSHADLQGGQTVGFDVLALHDALDRLAARDPRSARAVEMAYFGGMEQREIACVLEVSIPTVERDLRFARAWLSQQLG, encoded by the coding sequence ATGAGCGAGGAGCTGACTCGATTGCTGCACGACTGGCGTGGCGGCGATGTCGCCGCGCGCGACCGTCTGTTCGCGCAGGTCTACGAGACCCTGCGCGCGATGGCCGCCGCGCGGCTCGGCGCGCGTTCGTCCAATCGCACCTTGCAGGCGACGTCCTTGGTGCACGAGGCGCTGATCCGGCTGATCGGCAGCGAGGTCGACTGGCAGGATCGCGCGCATTTCTACGCGCTGGCCTCGTTGAAGATGCGCTCGGTGCTGGTCGACGAGGCGCGCGCGCAGGCCGCGTCCAAGCGCGGCGCCAACCCGGTGCTGTTGACCTTGTCGCACGCCGATCTGCAGGGCGGGCAGACGGTCGGTTTCGACGTGCTGGCGCTGCACGACGCGCTCGACCGCCTGGCCGCGCGCGACCCGCGCTCGGCGCGCGCGGTGGAGATGGCGTACTTCGGCGGCATGGAGCAACGCGAGATCGCCTGCGTACTTGAGGTGTCGATTCCCACCGTCGAGCGCGACCTGCGCTTCGCCCGCGCCTGGTTGAGTCAGCAGTTGGGCTGA
- a CDS encoding GNAT family N-acetyltransferase, producing MLPLPLPLRPIRDDDRAALRAWLEQRWGTPIVQLDGRAIDAAVLPGFVADHDDGSLAGLIVLLDEAGHSEIVVLDVLASGIGTGTRLLELAAIRARSLGLTRLLARTTNDNLDALRFYQRRDFRLWRLTPGAIDREREADPEIPLLGHHGIPLRDEISLVRELG from the coding sequence ATGCTGCCGTTACCGCTACCACTGCGCCCCATCCGCGACGACGATCGCGCCGCGTTGCGTGCCTGGCTGGAGCAACGCTGGGGCACGCCGATCGTCCAACTCGACGGCCGCGCGATCGACGCCGCGGTGCTGCCGGGCTTCGTCGCCGACCACGACGACGGCAGCCTCGCCGGCTTGATCGTGCTGCTCGACGAAGCCGGGCATTCGGAAATCGTGGTCCTGGACGTGCTGGCCTCGGGCATCGGCACGGGCACGCGCCTGCTTGAACTCGCCGCGATCCGCGCGCGCTCGCTGGGCCTGACCCGGCTGCTGGCGCGCACCACCAACGACAACCTCGACGCGCTGCGTTTCTATCAGCGCCGCGATTTTCGTCTGTGGCGGCTGACGCCGGGCGCGATCGACCGCGAGCGCGAGGCCGATCCGGAGATTCCCTTGCTCGGCCACCACGGCATTCCGCTGCGCGACGAGATCAGCCTGGTGCGCGAGTTGGGGTGA